The following are from one region of the Stanieria cyanosphaera PCC 7437 genome:
- a CDS encoding PAS domain S-box protein: MKKQSIASNNPNTNFLFGGGEMGARIRAKDWSNTPLGSVEKWSQSLKTAVRIMLTSRQPMFVWWGKELINLYNDAYKSIVGGKHPEVLGQPASVVWREIWDQVGPRAESVMLNNEGTYDEALMLMMERNGYREETYYTFSYSPIPDDQGNTSGIICANTDDTQRIIGERQLALLRELAAKTADARTFDQACTLSSQCLETNPYDLPFAMIYLVNRDQQGAFLAGTCGIEPGHKIAPKTVNFDNNWLWSWEEVLKKNQSIVVSDLTTNFNNLPKGAWERSPNQVVVVPISPSGETGKIGILVVGLNPFRLFDDNYQRFIDLVSAQISASLANAQAYEEESKRAEALAELDRAKTTFFSNVSHEFRTPLTLMLSPLEETLTNCAILPPQERKQLEMVQRNGLRLLKLVNTLLDFSRIEAGRIEVSYEPTDLATLTTELTSLFRSAIERAKINLVVDCPALPEPIYVDREMWEKIVFNLLSNAFKFTFTGEIKVSLQWQHDRVELKVKDTGIGIPVAEIPHLFKRFHRVKGMQGRSFEGSGIGLSLVQELVRIHNGTIEVTSVVEEGSCFTVAIPTGKTHLPPNHICVSKASTSTVATSYLEEVLSWLPEEQREMGREGDKVKERFSSIRHLPSSQGTEFPSPARILLADDNNDMRDYLQRLLSQHYQVETVADGLAALSVARQNLPDLILTDVMMPELDGFELLRSLRNNPQTQSIPIILLSARAGEEARVEGLAAGADDYLIKPFSARELLARVDSTLKLAQLRKEANQREQKLRNEKEAVQQQLSDRLDKMTDAFVMLDRDWRIVYQNLAAERINQKPRSQVLGKTQWEEWSASVGTAIEHNYRQAMAEQVPVHFEHHYYAPPDYDLWLEIHAYPSEEGLSIFFRDISEQKRSQERVAEIEARFHTVADLVPDLLWRNDAQGVTQWCNRRWSEYTGQSSGDGQKSSWFDLIHPDQREYSLTNFQNAVNASLPFKHEYRIRGADGTYRWFLIRAEPLFDQDGQILQWFGAATDIHQQRTALEALRDREAFISAINNTAKVVIVLYDLVTDKVVYVNNYVEQVLGFSVAEFYAISSEEAQVLIHPEDLEATMNFVKRSRVAKDGENLLHEYRLRHKNGQYRWFQASNAVFERQSNHTAKSLLNVLEDITERKQAEQALRESEARFQTLVKNMPGMVYRYQPENNTFTYVSCGSLKLLAVEPELILQNAEFFWRTIHPDDLQSLKDSVLMAVQQSQPWQWEGRIITNSGQLKWIQGISSPEETTAGKVWDGILIDISERKQAEAALRSSEERFRQMAETIDDVFWINDPHKSQILYVSPAYDKVWGRSRDEIYQNLSTWFETIHPDDREQVQTVSANSKRHNGEQIEYRIVRPDGSIRWILDRGFAVRDAKGKVERVIGVAQDITTRKQAESALHQSQVQLQQQLAEIEAIYATAPIGLAIFDTNLRFARVNERLTEMNGYSVEAHFGKTIRELLPDLADASEQILRSILETGEPKLNVEIRGKTPAQPGVERIWLEHFLPLKNGEDIIGINVVCEEITFRKQAEIELEQILQREQAAREEAERANRIKDEFLAVLSHELRSPLNPILGWSKLLQTQKFDQDTTNRALETIERNAKIQVQLIEDLLDISRIIRGKLSLTVYPVSLVSIIEAAIETVNLSAQAKSIAIKTKFEPGVGQVSGDPSRLQQVVWNLLSNAVKFTPEGGQIEVKLKSIGFQAQISVKDTGRGISPDFLPHVFDYFRQEDSATTRRFGGLGLGLAIVRHLVELHGGTVAAKSLGEGQGATFMVRLPLLKDQNKSKDQEKLTPSLSSSCLQGIRILAVDDDADIRDLVEFILQQAGAKVKIATSATEAFQEFKDFVPDLLICDIGMPEIDGYMLMRQIRKLPSEQGGKIKAIALTAYAAEIDQQQVLAAGFDLHLAKPVEPEKLLDAIAALTKQNEEKNH; the protein is encoded by the coding sequence ATGAAAAAACAGTCAATTGCATCTAACAACCCTAACACCAATTTTTTGTTTGGTGGCGGAGAAATGGGAGCGAGAATCAGAGCTAAAGACTGGTCAAATACTCCGTTAGGTTCGGTAGAGAAGTGGTCACAAAGTTTAAAAACAGCAGTGCGTATCATGCTGACTTCTCGTCAACCAATGTTTGTTTGGTGGGGTAAAGAACTGATCAATCTTTACAACGATGCTTATAAATCTATTGTAGGGGGTAAACATCCAGAAGTATTAGGGCAACCTGCTTCAGTAGTTTGGCGAGAGATTTGGGATCAAGTAGGTCCTCGGGCAGAATCAGTCATGCTTAACAATGAGGGAACTTACGACGAAGCTCTCATGTTAATGATGGAACGCAATGGCTATCGCGAAGAAACCTATTACACTTTTTCTTATAGTCCGATTCCTGATGATCAAGGCAATACGAGCGGAATTATTTGTGCCAACACAGACGACACACAACGCATTATTGGGGAACGGCAATTAGCACTATTACGAGAACTAGCAGCTAAAACGGCAGACGCAAGAACTTTTGATCAAGCTTGCACTCTTAGTAGTCAATGTTTAGAAACAAATCCTTATGATTTACCCTTTGCCATGATTTATTTGGTCAATAGGGATCAACAAGGTGCTTTTTTGGCGGGAACTTGTGGAATTGAGCCTGGTCACAAGATAGCACCAAAAACAGTAAATTTTGATAATAATTGGCTATGGTCTTGGGAAGAAGTCCTGAAAAAGAATCAAAGTATTGTTGTTTCGGATTTAACAACCAATTTTAATAATTTACCGAAAGGAGCTTGGGAGCGATCGCCTAATCAGGTGGTAGTCGTACCAATTTCTCCTTCTGGTGAGACTGGCAAAATAGGTATTTTAGTTGTCGGGTTAAATCCGTTTCGATTGTTTGACGATAATTATCAAAGATTCATTGATTTGGTTTCAGCACAAATTTCAGCTAGTTTGGCTAATGCCCAAGCTTATGAAGAAGAAAGTAAACGGGCTGAAGCTTTGGCAGAACTAGACCGCGCTAAAACAACTTTTTTTAGCAACGTCAGCCATGAATTTCGGACTCCCCTTACTTTGATGCTAAGTCCTTTAGAAGAAACTTTAACTAATTGTGCCATACTGCCACCTCAAGAACGAAAGCAGTTAGAAATGGTACAACGAAATGGACTCCGCCTGCTGAAATTGGTTAATACCTTGCTTGATTTTTCTCGAATTGAAGCTGGCAGAATTGAAGTTTCCTACGAACCTACCGATCTTGCTACCTTGACGACAGAACTTACTAGTTTATTTCGTTCGGCGATAGAACGGGCAAAAATAAATTTAGTGGTTGATTGTCCTGCTTTGCCCGAACCAATCTACGTGGATCGGGAAATGTGGGAAAAAATTGTGTTTAATCTGCTTTCCAATGCCTTTAAATTTACTTTTACAGGAGAAATTAAAGTTAGTTTGCAGTGGCAACATGATCGAGTTGAATTAAAGGTAAAAGATACGGGAATTGGTATTCCAGTCGCAGAGATTCCTCATTTATTTAAACGATTTCACCGAGTCAAAGGTATGCAAGGACGTAGTTTTGAAGGCTCGGGGATTGGCTTATCGCTGGTGCAAGAATTGGTGCGAATTCATAACGGAACTATTGAAGTTACTAGTGTGGTTGAGGAAGGTAGTTGCTTTACTGTAGCGATTCCGACAGGAAAAACTCATTTACCACCAAATCATATCTGTGTTAGTAAAGCTTCAACTTCAACAGTTGCTACTTCTTACTTAGAAGAAGTTTTGAGTTGGTTACCCGAAGAGCAAAGAGAGATGGGAAGAGAGGGAGATAAGGTAAAGGAAAGATTTTCTTCAATCCGCCACTTACCCAGTTCCCAAGGTACGGAGTTTCCTTCTCCTGCCCGCATCTTGCTGGCTGATGATAATAATGATATGCGGGATTATTTGCAACGATTATTAAGTCAGCATTATCAGGTGGAAACTGTTGCTGATGGTTTAGCTGCTTTGTCTGTTGCCCGTCAGAACCTTCCCGACTTAATTCTGACTGATGTCATGATGCCTGAACTGGATGGCTTTGAATTATTGCGATCGCTACGCAACAACCCGCAAACTCAATCAATTCCGATTATTTTACTCTCGGCAAGGGCTGGTGAAGAAGCACGAGTTGAAGGATTAGCAGCCGGGGCAGATGATTATTTGATCAAACCTTTTTCGGCAAGAGAACTATTGGCAAGAGTTGATTCTACTCTCAAACTTGCTCAGTTAAGAAAAGAGGCGAATCAGAGAGAGCAAAAGCTTCGTAATGAAAAAGAAGCAGTTCAACAACAATTAAGCGATCGCTTAGACAAAATGACTGATGCCTTTGTGATGTTAGACCGAGATTGGCGTATTGTTTATCAAAATCTAGCAGCAGAAAGAATCAATCAAAAACCGCGATCGCAAGTACTAGGAAAAACTCAATGGGAAGAGTGGTCAGCCTCTGTGGGTACAGCGATCGAGCATAATTATCGACAAGCAATGGCAGAGCAAGTACCGGTTCATTTTGAGCATCATTACTATGCTCCTCCTGACTATGATCTGTGGCTAGAAATTCATGCCTATCCTTCTGAGGAAGGACTTAGCATTTTCTTTAGAGATATTAGCGAACAAAAGCGATCGCAAGAACGAGTAGCAGAAATTGAAGCACGTTTTCATACAGTTGCAGATCTTGTACCCGATCTACTCTGGCGCAATGACGCACAAGGCGTAACTCAATGGTGCAACCGACGTTGGAGTGAATATACTGGTCAATCATCTGGAGATGGGCAGAAATCTAGCTGGTTTGATCTGATTCATCCAGATCAGCGTGAGTATTCTCTAACTAATTTTCAAAATGCTGTTAATGCAAGCTTACCCTTTAAACACGAGTATCGCATTCGTGGCGCAGATGGAACTTATCGCTGGTTTTTGATTCGAGCAGAGCCTTTATTCGATCAAGATGGTCAGATTTTACAATGGTTTGGGGCTGCCACTGATATCCATCAACAACGCACTGCACTCGAAGCTTTGCGCGATCGCGAAGCTTTTATTTCGGCTATTAACAACACCGCCAAAGTTGTCATTGTTCTTTACGATTTAGTGACCGATAAAGTTGTCTATGTTAACAACTACGTCGAGCAAGTTTTGGGCTTTTCTGTAGCAGAATTCTATGCCATTAGTAGTGAAGAAGCACAGGTTTTGATTCATCCAGAAGACCTCGAAGCAACAATGAACTTTGTTAAACGCTCTCGGGTAGCTAAAGATGGAGAGAATTTGCTTCATGAATATCGTCTGCGTCATAAAAACGGTCAATATCGTTGGTTTCAAGCTAGTAATGCTGTGTTTGAAAGACAGTCAAACCACACTGCCAAATCATTATTAAATGTTCTTGAAGATATTACTGAACGTAAGCAGGCAGAACAAGCTTTGCGTGAAAGTGAAGCTAGATTTCAAACACTCGTTAAAAATATGCCAGGAATGGTATATCGATACCAGCCAGAAAATAATACTTTTACTTATGTTAGTTGCGGTTCTTTAAAATTATTAGCAGTAGAACCTGAGCTAATCCTTCAGAATGCTGAGTTTTTCTGGAGAACAATTCATCCTGACGACTTACAATCTCTCAAAGATTCTGTGTTAATGGCAGTCCAACAATCACAACCCTGGCAGTGGGAAGGACGCATCATTACTAATTCTGGTCAGCTTAAATGGATTCAAGGTATTTCTAGTCCTGAAGAAACTACGGCAGGAAAAGTTTGGGATGGTATACTGATTGATATTAGTGAACGAAAGCAGGCAGAAGCAGCCCTCCGTTCATCAGAAGAACGGTTTCGTCAAATGGCAGAAACGATTGATGATGTCTTTTGGATTAACGATCCTCATAAATCCCAAATTTTATACGTCAGTCCCGCCTATGATAAAGTTTGGGGTCGTTCCCGAGACGAAATTTATCAAAATTTATCCACTTGGTTTGAAACAATTCATCCAGATGATCGAGAACAGGTGCAAACAGTTTCAGCCAATAGTAAGCGCCACAATGGTGAACAAATTGAATATCGAATTGTTCGTCCCGATGGCTCAATCCGCTGGATTCTTGACCGTGGGTTTGCAGTCCGAGATGCGAAGGGAAAGGTTGAGCGAGTTATTGGGGTTGCTCAAGATATTACTACACGCAAGCAAGCAGAATCAGCCCTTCATCAAAGTCAAGTACAACTGCAACAACAACTAGCTGAAATTGAAGCTATTTACGCAACCGCACCGATTGGTTTAGCTATTTTTGATACTAATCTCCGCTTTGCCCGTGTCAATGAGCGATTGACAGAGATGAACGGATACTCTGTTGAAGCCCATTTTGGTAAGACAATTCGTGAGTTGCTACCCGATCTCGCCGATGCAAGCGAGCAAATTTTACGTTCGATCCTCGAAACAGGAGAACCCAAACTAAATGTGGAAATTCGAGGAAAAACTCCGGCTCAACCAGGTGTAGAGCGAATTTGGTTGGAACATTTTTTACCTCTCAAAAATGGCGAAGATATTATTGGTATTAATGTTGTATGCGAAGAGATTACTTTTCGCAAACAAGCCGAAATTGAACTGGAGCAAATTTTACAAAGAGAACAAGCTGCCAGAGAAGAAGCCGAACGAGCCAACCGCATCAAAGATGAGTTTTTGGCTGTACTTTCCCATGAATTGCGATCGCCTCTTAATCCTATTTTGGGTTGGTCAAAACTTCTACAAACCCAAAAGTTTGACCAAGATACAACCAACCGAGCCTTAGAAACTATTGAGCGGAATGCTAAGATACAAGTTCAATTGATTGAAGATTTGCTTGATATCTCCCGAATTATTCGAGGCAAACTCAGCCTCACGGTCTACCCAGTCAGTTTAGTGTCTATTATTGAGGCAGCGATAGAAACAGTTAATCTTTCTGCTCAAGCCAAATCCATCGCAATCAAGACCAAATTTGAACCTGGAGTAGGTCAAGTTTCGGGCGATCCCAGTAGATTACAGCAAGTAGTTTGGAACTTACTTTCCAACGCAGTTAAATTTACTCCTGAAGGTGGACAAATTGAAGTTAAACTTAAATCAATTGGTTTTCAAGCTCAAATCAGCGTTAAGGATACGGGGCGAGGTATTTCTCCTGATTTTCTACCTCATGTCTTTGACTATTTTCGTCAGGAAGATTCAGCCACAACCCGCAGGTTTGGTGGATTAGGATTAGGATTGGCAATTGTTCGTCACTTGGTAGAACTTCATGGCGGAACAGTGGCAGCAAAAAGCCTCGGCGAAGGACAGGGCGCAACTTTTATGGTTAGATTGCCTTTGCTAAAAGATCAAAACAAGAGCAAAGACCAGGAAAAATTAACGCCTTCTCTATCTTCTTCTTGCTTACAAGGAATTCGTATCCTTGCGGTAGATGATGATGCAGATATTCGAGATTTAGTAGAATTTATTTTACAACAGGCAGGAGCTAAAGTAAAAATTGCCACCTCCGCAACAGAAGCCTTTCAAGAGTTTAAGGATTTTGTACCCGATTTATTAATTTGTGACATCGGTATGCCTGAAATAGATGGTTATATGTTGATGCGCCAAATTAGAAAACTTCCATCAGAACAAGGAGGAAAAATTAAAGCGATCGCTTTGACTGCTTATGCTGCCGAGATCGATCAACAACAAGTTTTAGCTGCGGGTTTCGATCTGCATCTTGCAAAACCAGTCGAGCCAGAAAAATTACTTGACGCGATCGCTGCTTTAACTAAACAGAACGAGGAAAAAAATCATTAA
- a CDS encoding type II toxin-antitoxin system VapC family toxin: MKFLLDTNICIYIIKQKPSAVLKKFKAYNVGDIGISSITVAELEFGVQKSQSPGKNQQALAQFLLPLTVVDFDLAATTMYGIIRSKLEKQETPIGSLDTLTFVSGNSLS; encoded by the coding sequence ATGAAATTTTTACTAGACACTAATATTTGCATTTATATCATCAAACAGAAGCCTTCAGCAGTATTAAAGAAATTTAAAGCTTACAATGTCGGAGATATAGGTATATCTTCAATTACTGTTGCTGAACTTGAATTTGGTGTCCAGAAGAGTCAATCTCCAGGAAAAAATCAACAAGCATTAGCACAATTTTTACTGCCTTTAACAGTAGTAGATTTCGATCTTGCTGCTACTACTATGTATGGCATAATTCGCTCGAAACTAGAAAAACAAGAAACTCCAATCGGCTCTTTAGATACTTTAACTTTTGTGAGCGGGAATTCTCTCTCCTAG
- a CDS encoding polysaccharide deacetylase family protein — translation MIELLLKELAFGVSKLFPDALFYKPTQERIVALTIDDAPTPEDPDDYSTQLILDAIACDNQGITNPEERSRATFFIIGGHLSEHSTILKRILQDGHEIGNHGMIDDTHAWLHPQEFERQLKEAHDRLLFLTGLEQIRWYRPGRGLYNQEMLKAIKRLGDSTDYNLKLALASMVPIDTYEILHGNPQFIAWYINQFVFPGAILVLHGGSIARAKHTAAALSIILQELRRKNYRVVTLSELWDSD, via the coding sequence GTGATTGAGCTACTACTAAAAGAATTGGCATTCGGAGTATCAAAACTATTTCCCGATGCTCTTTTTTATAAACCGACACAAGAACGAATTGTGGCACTGACGATTGATGATGCACCTACGCCTGAAGATCCTGACGATTACTCTACTCAACTTATTTTAGATGCGATCGCTTGTGACAACCAAGGCATTACTAATCCCGAAGAGCGTTCTCGTGCTACTTTTTTTATTATTGGTGGTCATCTGAGTGAGCATTCCACTATTCTCAAACGAATTCTTCAAGATGGTCATGAAATTGGTAATCATGGCATGATTGATGATACTCATGCTTGGTTACATCCACAAGAATTCGAGAGACAATTAAAGGAAGCTCATGACCGCTTGTTATTTTTGACTGGATTAGAACAAATTCGCTGGTATCGTCCTGGTCGTGGTCTTTATAATCAAGAAATGCTCAAAGCAATCAAACGTCTTGGCGATAGTACTGATTACAATTTAAAATTAGCGTTAGCTTCGATGGTTCCCATTGATACTTATGAGATTTTACACGGTAATCCTCAGTTTATTGCTTGGTATATTAATCAATTTGTGTTTCCAGGAGCTATTTTAGTTCTACACGGTGGTTCTATTGCCAGAGCAAAACATACCGCAGCAGCACTAAGTATAATTCTTCAAGAACTTAGACGCAAAAATTATCGTGTAGTTACTTTGAGTGAACTGTGGGATAGTGATTAG
- the vapB gene encoding type II toxin-antitoxin system antitoxin VapB, protein METAKLFQNGKSQAVRLPKQYRFPGYKVLIKRMGNAVVLLPYQNSWETLFESLEQFSDDFMDGNRQQPRQQERENAFE, encoded by the coding sequence GTGGAAACAGCTAAACTTTTTCAAAATGGTAAAAGTCAGGCGGTTCGGCTACCTAAGCAATATCGTTTTCCAGGATATAAAGTTCTAATTAAGCGTATGGGTAATGCAGTTGTGCTTTTACCTTATCAAAATTCTTGGGAAACTTTATTTGAAAGTTTAGAACAATTTTCCGATGATTTTATGGATGGCAACCGTCAACAACCTAGACAACAAGAGCGAGAAAATGCTTTTGAATGA